A region of Synergistaceae bacterium DNA encodes the following proteins:
- a CDS encoding urocanate hydratase, whose product MFDSTGKAMEIRLDFSGGLPPKTEFEPGIRRAPNRGQVLSKKETVLALKNALRYIPEKFHKELAPEFLAEYREKGRIYGYRFRPKGRFMGRPIDEYKGKCLEARAFQVMIDNNLDFDVALYPYELVTYGETGQVCQNWMQYLLIKKYLEIMTRDQTLVLQSGHPLGLFHSNPGTPRVILTNGLMIGLFDNPVSFARAAALGVANYGQMTAGGWMYIGPQGIVHGTYNTLLNAGRKKFDLPKGKGLAGHLFISSGLGGMSGAQPKAADIAGAASIIADVDSSRVETRMNQGWVNRKTADLAEAFKWAEEAMSAGKPLSIAYHGNVVDLLQYALDHDKKVELLSDQTSCHAVYDGGYCPQGLTFEERTEMLSKDPVKFRKLVDISLKKHFEVIAALVAKGTYFFDYGNSFMRAVFDAGVKEISKNGVDTYEGFIFPSYVEDIMGPLLFDYGYGPFRWVCLSRDPEDLRKTDKAAMDCIDPERRFQDHDNWAWIRDAEKNRLVVGTQARILYQDEEGRIRIALKFNEMVRNGEIGPIMLGRDHHDVSGTDSPYRETANIKDGSNIMAEMALQCFAGDCARGMSLVALHNGGGVGTGKAVDCGFGLVLDGSRRVDEIIRSSMSWDVISGVARRAWARNEHAIETIKEFNRKRDDGHITLPFIADEEYLEKLVEIG is encoded by the coding sequence ATGTTTGATTCGACGGGCAAGGCAATGGAGATCAGGTTAGATTTTTCAGGCGGCTTACCACCCAAAACGGAATTTGAGCCGGGAATCAGAAGAGCGCCAAATCGAGGACAAGTCTTGAGCAAAAAGGAAACCGTCCTCGCATTGAAAAACGCGTTACGTTACATTCCAGAAAAATTCCATAAAGAATTGGCTCCTGAATTCCTGGCGGAGTACAGAGAAAAGGGGCGAATTTATGGTTACCGTTTCCGCCCTAAAGGGCGGTTCATGGGCAGGCCCATTGACGAATATAAAGGTAAATGCCTGGAAGCCAGAGCCTTTCAGGTGATGATCGACAATAACTTGGACTTCGACGTGGCCCTTTACCCCTACGAACTCGTGACCTATGGCGAGACGGGACAAGTTTGTCAGAACTGGATGCAGTACCTTCTTATTAAAAAATATTTGGAAATCATGACGCGGGATCAGACTCTGGTCCTCCAGTCGGGACATCCGCTAGGTTTGTTCCACTCAAACCCCGGCACGCCGCGCGTTATTCTGACGAATGGGCTTATGATTGGGTTATTCGATAATCCGGTGAGTTTCGCCCGCGCCGCGGCGCTGGGAGTGGCGAACTACGGTCAGATGACGGCTGGCGGCTGGATGTACATCGGGCCGCAGGGTATCGTTCACGGAACCTACAACACGCTGTTGAACGCTGGCAGAAAGAAGTTCGATCTCCCAAAAGGAAAAGGTCTTGCCGGACACCTTTTCATTTCTTCCGGGCTTGGAGGTATGAGCGGGGCGCAGCCCAAGGCCGCCGACATTGCCGGAGCCGCCTCGATCATCGCGGACGTGGATTCGTCGAGGGTAGAGACGCGTATGAATCAAGGTTGGGTGAACAGGAAAACCGCCGATCTGGCGGAAGCCTTCAAGTGGGCCGAGGAAGCCATGAGCGCGGGCAAACCCCTTTCCATCGCCTACCACGGCAACGTCGTGGATCTCCTTCAATACGCCCTCGATCATGACAAGAAGGTAGAACTTCTTTCTGATCAGACCTCGTGCCACGCTGTTTACGACGGAGGCTACTGCCCCCAGGGGCTTACCTTCGAGGAACGCACCGAAATGTTGAGTAAAGACCCGGTTAAATTCCGTAAACTGGTGGACATCAGCCTCAAAAAACACTTTGAGGTGATCGCGGCTCTCGTTGCCAAAGGGACGTACTTCTTCGACTACGGCAACTCGTTCATGAGGGCGGTGTTCGACGCGGGAGTGAAGGAGATATCAAAAAACGGGGTTGACACCTACGAAGGATTCATTTTCCCCTCTTATGTTGAGGATATCATGGGACCGCTGCTTTTCGACTACGGCTATGGACCGTTCCGCTGGGTTTGCCTGAGCCGCGACCCCGAAGACCTCCGTAAGACGGACAAGGCGGCGATGGACTGTATCGATCCAGAGAGGCGTTTTCAAGACCACGACAACTGGGCATGGATACGCGACGCGGAAAAAAACAGGCTCGTTGTGGGCACGCAGGCCCGGATACTTTATCAAGATGAGGAAGGCCGGATACGCATCGCTTTGAAATTCAATGAGATGGTGCGGAATGGGGAGATTGGCCCCATAATGCTTGGACGGGATCATCATGACGTATCCGGTACGGACTCTCCTTACCGAGAGACCGCAAACATCAAAGACGGCAGCAACATTATGGCGGAAATGGCGTTACAGTGTTTTGCCGGGGATTGCGCAAGGGGCATGAGTCTCGTAGCGCTTCACAACGGAGGCGGCGTAGGTACGGGGAAAGCGGTCGATTGTGGATTCGGTCTTGTGCTTGATGGAAGCAGGCGAGTTGATGAAATCATCCGTTCTTCGATGAGCTGGGACGTTATCAGCGGGGTAGCACGCCGCGCCTGGGCACGGAACGAACACGCCATCGAGACGATCAAAGAATTTAACCGGAAGAGAGACGACGGGCACATTACCCTTCCGTTCATCGCGGACGAGGAATATCTCGAAAAATTGGTCGAGATTGGATAG
- a CDS encoding transposase — protein sequence MKLSDRVYICQECGLKIDRDLNAAMNLKYCKHYKVV from the coding sequence TTGAAGCTCAGTGACCGTGTCTATATCTGCCAAGAATGCGGGTTGAAAATAGACCGCGATTTGAACGCGGCTATGAACCTAAAGTATTGTAAACACTATAAAGTAGTGTAA
- a CDS encoding transposase, giving the protein MTIYKIPISHIERCIRGVSVKVAMSLESDSDGIGVDLGIKETATVSNHQVFSNINKAPRVKKLKRRLKREQRKFSRKINYRKKVKAATGKFTNLYKQRIKVQKAYYRLDCVKKDYINKIICALVMTKPAYITIEDLNILGMMKNRHLSKAIAEQDFYCFKSKLAEKCKRHSIELRAADRFFPSSFFLHLFSLIFFPSSKMCSNCGAIKWGLKKDFKQGFEARI; this is encoded by the coding sequence ATGACGATATACAAGATCCCAATCTCCCATATTGAGCGCTGTATCCGCGGCGTGAGCGTGAAAGTGGCTATGTCCCTAGAGTCTGATTCTGATGGAATAGGTGTTGATTTAGGAATTAAAGAAACAGCTACGGTTTCTAACCACCAGGTTTTTAGCAATATAAACAAAGCACCCAGAGTTAAGAAATTAAAACGCAGGCTTAAACGAGAACAACGTAAATTTTCTCGAAAAATTAATTATAGAAAGAAGGTGAAAGCTGCTACTGGAAAATTTACGAACCTATATAAACAGCGTATTAAAGTCCAGAAAGCCTACTACAGACTTGATTGTGTAAAAAAAGACTATATCAACAAAATAATCTGTGCACTGGTGATGACCAAGCCAGCCTATATCACAATCGAGGACCTTAATATTCTTGGAATGATGAAAAACAGGCATCTCTCAAAGGCTATAGCGGAACAGGATTTTTACTGTTTTAAAAGCAAGCTGGCAGAGAAATGTAAGAGGCACAGCATAGAGCTTAGAGCCGCTGACCGATTTTTTCCTTCATCTTTTTTCCTTCATCTTTTTTCCCTCATCTTTTTTCCCTCATCGAAGATGTGCTCAAATTGTGGGGCTATAAAGTGGGGTTTAAAGAAGGATTTTAAGCAAGGATTTGAAGCAAGGATTTGA
- a CDS encoding flagellar biosynthesis protein FliR, with the protein MPESNVYALMGLASFGMALLVARLTVRIQRGELPGGPLWVFYLRTFLGFLFAAAIVFGYRSFL; encoded by the coding sequence ATGCCGGAGAGCAATGTTTATGCCTTGATGGGTTTGGCGTCTTTTGGAATGGCGCTTCTGGTGGCCAGGTTGACGGTGCGAATACAAAGAGGCGAACTTCCAGGGGGGCCTCTTTGGGTCTTTTATTTGCGCACATTTCTTGGTTTTCTCTTCGCCGCCGCCATTGTTTTTGGCTACCGATCTTTTTTATGA
- the der gene encoding ribosome biogenesis GTPase Der: MPIVAVVGRPNVGKSSLFNRMIGRREAIVDDVPGVTRDRLYGEVQWRERSFYAVDTGGIKGEETSFSAGIETHVKAALAECDLAVMVVDGTLGIVTPDEDVALLLRRSGRPVIVVVNKIDDPRHEVRIADAYALGFDDVVGVSALHKRNLDELLDLILDKLPETEEPYQENEIRVSIVGRPNVGKSSLLNKLAREERSLVSPIAGTTRDPVDTLVVLEGRKFRLIDTAGLRKKSRMDSDLEYYSFVRTLTAVDRSDVALLLMEADEPCTDSDKKIAAHVVEKGRGLLLLINKWDLLAKKDKMGDKMAAKIRDEMPFLSWAPLLFISALNSRGLQKIPGAAIEVFENRRHRIPTNVLNRLMRDVLAFDRLPSNKRGKALKIYYCLQSSVEPPTFVFFVNDPEIVDNGFENHIQKELRALGEFSGSPIRTYWRGKPPFPAIT; encoded by the coding sequence ATGCCTATTGTAGCCGTTGTCGGAAGACCCAACGTAGGTAAGTCATCCCTTTTCAATCGTATGATCGGGCGTCGTGAGGCTATCGTGGACGATGTTCCCGGTGTGACCCGCGATCGCCTTTACGGTGAGGTCCAATGGCGGGAGCGATCTTTTTACGCGGTGGACACCGGGGGCATCAAGGGGGAAGAAACCTCTTTTAGCGCGGGTATCGAGACCCACGTGAAGGCGGCCTTGGCGGAGTGCGATCTGGCCGTTATGGTCGTGGACGGAACGTTAGGCATCGTAACCCCGGACGAAGACGTGGCGCTCCTTTTGCGACGTAGCGGACGCCCGGTGATTGTGGTCGTCAATAAAATCGACGATCCTCGTCACGAGGTTCGTATTGCCGACGCTTATGCCCTGGGCTTCGACGACGTGGTCGGGGTGAGCGCCTTGCACAAGCGTAACCTGGACGAACTGCTGGACCTGATTCTCGACAAACTGCCGGAGACAGAGGAGCCCTACCAGGAGAATGAGATCCGCGTTTCCATCGTGGGACGTCCCAATGTGGGTAAATCCAGCCTTTTGAACAAACTGGCGCGCGAAGAACGGTCTCTCGTCAGCCCCATCGCAGGCACCACGAGAGATCCTGTAGACACGCTGGTGGTTTTGGAGGGCCGCAAGTTCAGGTTGATCGACACGGCGGGCTTGCGCAAAAAGAGCCGGATGGATTCTGACCTGGAATACTATTCCTTCGTGCGAACTCTGACGGCGGTGGATCGGTCGGACGTGGCCCTTCTTCTCATGGAGGCCGACGAACCCTGTACCGATTCCGATAAAAAAATCGCGGCCCACGTGGTGGAAAAAGGCCGAGGATTGCTCCTGCTGATCAATAAATGGGATTTGTTGGCGAAAAAAGACAAGATGGGAGATAAGATGGCCGCCAAAATCCGTGATGAAATGCCTTTTCTGTCTTGGGCGCCGCTTTTGTTCATCTCGGCTTTGAACAGCAGAGGCCTCCAGAAAATCCCCGGCGCCGCGATAGAGGTTTTTGAAAATCGCCGACATCGTATCCCGACTAACGTTTTGAATCGTCTGATGCGGGATGTTCTGGCTTTCGACCGATTGCCCTCGAACAAACGGGGAAAAGCTCTCAAAATCTATTATTGTTTACAATCGAGCGTCGAGCCTCCGACTTTTGTGTTTTTCGTCAATGACCCCGAAATCGTGGATAATGGGTTTGAAAACCATATTCAAAAAGAACTGCGTGCTCTAGGGGAATTTTCCGGGAGCCCTATCCGAACCTACTGGCGCGGTAAACCCCCCTTCCCCGCAATAACTTAA
- a CDS encoding asparaginase domain-containing protein — protein MANRDKIALILAGGQIIQKHVPIELETRVLEEEEIVALFPEAMREKIYIVDWSYQPISHYTLRMCSDMIQVAGAQVEAGASGIVITCGTQALTEMAYFSNLVWSYPQPLVFTASINYANSLGSETALFFSQSVRAAESRTCWGQGALVCLQDKLYPAAELVHLSNDNRNGYVAIPGGPVAKFSEPEGVLTPIRTLRRGKIMDITTPPARNVEILDASLGGGDVLLNALLDGRVSEVDGLVVSSFGGGDVPPSWVSLLRKVMRAEVPVVLASRCMAGRVISGLDFEGSAKRLLEMGLISAGDLMPLQARIRLAVGLGAELRDQDLRSYMLNE, from the coding sequence GTGGCAAACAGAGATAAGATCGCGTTGATTTTGGCGGGTGGACAGATTATCCAGAAACATGTCCCCATCGAACTGGAAACGAGAGTTCTGGAGGAAGAAGAGATCGTCGCGCTTTTTCCGGAGGCGATGAGGGAAAAAATCTACATAGTGGACTGGAGCTACCAGCCTATTTCTCATTATACTCTACGCATGTGCAGCGACATGATTCAAGTGGCGGGGGCTCAGGTGGAGGCGGGGGCTAGTGGCATTGTCATCACCTGCGGAACACAAGCCTTGACGGAGATGGCGTATTTCTCCAACCTGGTTTGGAGCTATCCTCAGCCCCTCGTTTTCACCGCGTCCATTAACTACGCGAATAGCCTCGGTTCCGAAACGGCGTTGTTTTTTTCTCAATCTGTGCGCGCTGCGGAATCGCGTACCTGCTGGGGGCAGGGCGCTCTCGTCTGCTTGCAGGATAAACTTTACCCGGCCGCGGAGCTCGTACACCTGTCCAACGACAACCGCAACGGGTACGTTGCCATACCTGGCGGTCCCGTCGCGAAGTTCTCCGAGCCCGAGGGCGTTTTAACGCCTATCCGCACTCTCCGCCGAGGCAAGATCATGGATATCACCACTCCTCCCGCCCGCAACGTGGAAATTCTCGATGCCTCCCTAGGAGGGGGCGATGTTTTGCTGAATGCTCTTTTGGATGGGCGTGTTTCTGAGGTAGATGGGCTTGTGGTTTCGTCCTTCGGGGGAGGCGACGTCCCACCCTCGTGGGTCTCTCTTCTGCGCAAGGTTATGCGCGCCGAGGTTCCTGTCGTTCTCGCCTCGCGTTGTATGGCGGGGCGTGTTATATCGGGGCTCGATTTCGAGGGCAGCGCGAAACGCCTTCTGGAAATGGGTTTGATCAGCGCGGGGGATTTGATGCCCTTGCAGGCGCGCATCCGGTTGGCGGTGGGGCTGGGGGCGGAATTGCGGGACCAGGATCTACGGTCCTATATGCTCAATGAGTAA
- a CDS encoding lactate utilization protein, which translates to MSDPFGDARAKAREILGQSVVKALKAKGYEATYVPSKEAALEEVLKLIPGGTSVGVPGTVTVREIGAMEKLAERGCTIYHHWNPALSPDERSKVLMDEYCADYFLTSANAITKDGKIVNIDGNGNRVSAMAWGRNTLIFVISVNKVVADLDAAVVRARTATPPNVLRLNGNTPCTQTGYCVDCDSPARICRALLILERPNVSRKTHVIMVGEDLGF; encoded by the coding sequence ATGAGCGATCCTTTCGGTGACGCGCGGGCAAAAGCGCGTGAAATCCTGGGGCAATCCGTGGTCAAAGCCCTAAAGGCAAAAGGATATGAGGCGACCTATGTTCCTTCAAAAGAGGCGGCGCTGGAAGAGGTGTTGAAGCTGATCCCCGGGGGAACATCAGTAGGCGTTCCTGGAACGGTGACGGTTAGGGAGATCGGAGCTATGGAAAAGTTGGCGGAGCGAGGGTGTACAATATACCACCATTGGAATCCCGCTTTATCGCCTGATGAACGTTCCAAAGTTTTAATGGACGAGTATTGCGCGGACTATTTTCTGACAAGCGCCAACGCCATTACCAAGGATGGTAAGATTGTAAATATCGACGGCAACGGCAACCGTGTCAGCGCTATGGCCTGGGGGCGCAATACACTGATTTTCGTTATTAGCGTCAACAAGGTGGTCGCGGACTTGGACGCGGCGGTCGTGAGGGCTCGGACGGCGACGCCGCCCAATGTTTTGCGCTTAAATGGAAATACGCCTTGTACCCAAACGGGCTACTGCGTGGATTGCGATTCTCCAGCACGCATCTGCCGGGCTCTTTTGATTTTGGAAAGACCGAATGTGAGCAGGAAAACACATGTTATTATGGTCGGTGAGGATTTAGGGTTCTAA
- a CDS encoding tetratricopeptide repeat protein: MDYAAMLDKTREEDYPVVPLLVVPPPSSEIFSVAEVKVSPVKEVVLGKTTPKGNSIEEDIKEDKGNIKGNINIEEDIKENIEENIEEDIKKDIKKNSIQENLIEENLIEENSIEENSIKESLIEESPIEESLIEESLIKKSSMEEDISVAAYQRKFDDEPGMETQTSTSSEEPEPLATPEIISLSDGSDISDLADVGSGVFGDSLDKIFPVSDDSTLPSHETHETHEKSGETEKSEKNGDRDETHDKIHDENHGNDSEKYAMWRSAEREALHLAQQMQDTEPMRRVSPLYRRSGFRGNRGRFLVLCAFSILIIGTLFTVYHHWKRNSYDFLMGEALTFYGQEQYEAAFEMYQRVVGRYAGRIEPLLGTARAAEHIGRVEDAVAAYQASLKFFSESEAPARSGVFYEIGRLYSSLKAWDKAQSSFKEAAAIDPTSYSVYFALAIVLEEQDDLQAASEAYSRMLDLSPSSDVARKAIRRISLILAAREEEQKVRAVTQKFEQAMREGTAALELKKYEDASRYFSEALSVYSNDVNAWIGFADARNELGDRAGAIKSLQRALTYQPDHDEAKTKLAELEVQNRRRQPPKRNTSPRSFRRNTRFQAKPVANKVASAVSPVFSVSAVESVTREGLFNEGVDHYREGNYSQAFEMFLACLSFEGNGDNKNNPLPSGSLAGDVGPLWKDFQTILNVPSEARLLAEAVYFNPVDRSLYVNLSMAGAKMGIDRKTLRTALERVHLHALERQ, encoded by the coding sequence ATGGATTATGCTGCCATGCTTGATAAAACTCGTGAGGAGGACTACCCTGTTGTTCCGCTTCTGGTTGTGCCTCCTCCTTCTAGCGAGATTTTTTCCGTCGCCGAGGTTAAAGTAAGCCCGGTGAAGGAGGTTGTGCTTGGAAAAACCACACCTAAGGGAAACTCGATTGAAGAAGATATCAAAGAAGATAAAGGAAATATTAAAGGAAATATAAATATTGAAGAAGACATTAAAGAAAATATCGAAGAAAATATCGAAGAAGATATCAAAAAAGATATCAAAAAAAATTCAATACAGGAAAACTTAATTGAAGAAAACTTAATTGAAGAAAATTCAATTGAAGAAAATTCAATTAAAGAAAGCCTGATTGAAGAAAGCCCGATTGAAGAAAGCCTGATTGAAGAAAGCCTGATAAAGAAAAGTTCGATGGAGGAAGACATCTCCGTGGCGGCTTATCAAAGAAAATTCGATGATGAACCAGGCATGGAAACACAAACATCAACATCTTCCGAGGAGCCTGAACCCCTCGCCACTCCGGAGATAATTTCTCTTTCCGATGGTTCCGATATTTCCGACCTTGCCGATGTGGGTTCTGGTGTTTTTGGCGATTCCCTCGACAAGATTTTTCCAGTCTCTGACGATTCTACGCTTCCATCCCACGAAACCCACGAAACCCACGAAAAAAGCGGGGAAACTGAAAAAAGCGAAAAAAACGGTGATCGCGATGAAACGCATGATAAAATTCACGACGAAAATCACGGTAACGACAGTGAGAAATACGCCATGTGGAGATCTGCGGAGAGAGAAGCGCTTCATCTCGCTCAACAGATGCAGGACACCGAGCCGATGAGACGCGTTTCCCCTTTGTATAGGCGTAGCGGCTTCCGAGGGAACCGCGGACGTTTTTTGGTGTTGTGCGCTTTCTCGATCCTGATTATTGGGACGCTCTTTACGGTGTACCATCATTGGAAGCGCAACTCCTACGATTTTCTCATGGGGGAAGCCCTGACGTTTTATGGTCAGGAGCAATACGAAGCCGCCTTTGAAATGTATCAGCGGGTGGTGGGGCGCTACGCTGGGAGGATCGAGCCTTTGTTGGGCACGGCTCGCGCCGCCGAACATATCGGACGAGTGGAGGATGCGGTGGCGGCCTACCAGGCCAGCTTGAAGTTCTTCTCTGAGAGCGAGGCGCCGGCTCGTTCCGGGGTATTTTACGAAATCGGGCGTCTTTACTCCAGTCTGAAGGCATGGGACAAAGCCCAATCCAGCTTCAAGGAGGCTGCGGCGATCGATCCGACCAGCTATAGCGTTTATTTCGCGCTGGCCATCGTCTTGGAGGAGCAGGACGACCTCCAGGCGGCCTCTGAGGCCTATAGCCGGATGCTTGATCTGAGCCCCTCCTCTGACGTTGCCCGGAAGGCCATCAGGCGGATTTCTCTCATCTTAGCCGCGCGGGAAGAGGAGCAAAAGGTTCGAGCCGTGACGCAAAAGTTCGAGCAAGCCATGAGAGAGGGCACGGCGGCTTTGGAGTTGAAAAAATACGAAGACGCTTCTCGGTATTTCTCAGAGGCGTTGTCGGTTTACAGCAACGACGTGAATGCTTGGATAGGTTTCGCCGACGCTCGCAACGAACTGGGCGATAGAGCCGGGGCAATTAAGTCCCTGCAAAGAGCGTTGACATATCAACCGGACCACGACGAGGCCAAGACCAAGCTGGCTGAGTTGGAGGTGCAAAACAGAAGACGCCAGCCTCCCAAGAGAAATACGTCGCCGCGCAGCTTCAGAAGAAACACGCGTTTCCAAGCAAAACCTGTTGCCAATAAAGTGGCCTCAGCGGTTTCCCCAGTTTTTTCCGTCTCTGCCGTGGAATCCGTCACACGAGAAGGCCTCTTCAACGAAGGAGTCGATCACTATCGGGAGGGAAACTATAGCCAAGCGTTCGAGATGTTTCTGGCTTGTTTGAGTTTTGAGGGGAACGGTGATAATAAGAATAATCCTTTGCCCTCCGGTTCTTTGGCTGGCGATGTGGGGCCTCTGTGGAAGGACTTTCAGACGATATTGAATGTTCCCTCTGAGGCTAGGCTTCTCGCCGAGGCCGTTTACTTTAACCCGGTGGATCGAAGTCTTTACGTGAATCTTTCTATGGCGGGGGCGAAAATGGGCATCGATAGGAAAACGTTGCGCACGGCTTTAGAGCGCGTTCATCTTCACGCTCTGGAGCGGCAGTAA
- a CDS encoding cytidylate kinase-like family protein, translating to MDDLVITIGREFGSGGRQVGEKLAEELGIGFYDKSLIHLAVAKSGLDPITIEKAEEEATSRFLFYLAIGGYVSSGIFSQVNIPISDQVYFAQSKAIEELASQGSCVIIGRCANYILRNHPKCVKVFIYGSVKDKLRRIVEEYGIPREEAESKMTKMDKGRANYYQHYTDEVWGNVRSYDLAINTSSTGIDGAVTLIQTLVKNR from the coding sequence ATGGACGACTTGGTGATCACTATCGGCAGAGAATTCGGCAGCGGCGGCAGGCAGGTCGGCGAAAAACTAGCCGAAGAACTGGGGATTGGGTTTTACGACAAATCTTTGATTCACCTAGCTGTGGCTAAAAGCGGGCTCGATCCCATCACGATCGAAAAAGCGGAGGAAGAGGCCACCAGTCGATTTTTGTTCTATCTAGCCATAGGGGGCTACGTCTCGTCGGGAATTTTCTCCCAGGTCAACATTCCCATCAGCGATCAAGTTTATTTTGCGCAGTCGAAGGCTATTGAGGAATTGGCGAGCCAAGGGAGCTGCGTCATCATTGGGCGGTGCGCTAACTATATCCTCCGGAACCACCCCAAGTGCGTGAAAGTGTTCATCTACGGGTCGGTGAAAGACAAACTGCGGCGCATCGTGGAAGAATACGGTATCCCGCGGGAGGAGGCCGAGTCGAAAATGACCAAGATGGACAAGGGACGCGCCAATTATTACCAACATTACACGGACGAGGTTTGGGGGAATGTGCGGTCTTACGATCTCGCGATTAACACCAGTTCCACCGGCATTGACGGCGCGGTGACACTCATTCAGACCTTGGTCAAAAATCGCTAA
- a CDS encoding formate/nitrite transporter family protein, which translates to MNAPQLLTPVEIITDYAEIGAKKAASPTGKLFLLGILAGFLIGMGAAVTNTAAHAIVNVSVARVISGLLFPFGLGVVMLIGAELFTGNCMIPISLLEGRSTIKGMLRNWVIVYLGNFVGAVLLAASCAYSGQMNYSDGGLSVYTIKVAAAKCAVGFIPAMLLGVLCNVLVCLGVLCSLSARDSAGRVLGAYIPVVFFVICGFEHSVANMYYIPAGLFAMDVPVYAAKVSGAGVDVAALTWGKFFMSNLLPVTVGNVLGGVGLGALLWKCYLAKAGTLT; encoded by the coding sequence GTGAACGCGCCGCAGTTGTTGACGCCTGTCGAAATCATCACGGATTACGCAGAGATCGGCGCAAAAAAAGCGGCGAGTCCCACGGGAAAACTATTCCTGTTGGGTATTCTCGCGGGCTTTCTGATTGGAATGGGCGCAGCGGTGACCAACACGGCCGCTCACGCCATCGTGAACGTATCTGTCGCCCGGGTAATCAGCGGTCTGCTCTTTCCCTTCGGACTGGGCGTCGTGATGCTGATAGGCGCAGAGCTGTTCACGGGCAACTGTATGATTCCTATTTCCTTATTGGAAGGCAGGAGCACCATAAAAGGGATGTTGAGAAACTGGGTGATAGTGTACTTGGGCAACTTTGTGGGGGCTGTCTTGTTGGCCGCTAGCTGCGCTTATTCTGGACAGATGAACTACTCCGACGGCGGTCTGTCCGTCTACACCATCAAAGTAGCGGCGGCTAAGTGCGCTGTGGGGTTCATTCCCGCCATGCTGCTGGGTGTCTTGTGCAATGTGTTGGTGTGTCTGGGTGTCTTGTGCAGCTTGTCCGCCAGAGACAGCGCAGGCCGCGTCCTGGGAGCATATATTCCCGTAGTCTTTTTCGTCATCTGCGGCTTCGAGCACAGCGTGGCAAACATGTACTATATCCCCGCGGGGCTTTTTGCGATGGACGTTCCCGTTTACGCGGCGAAGGTGTCGGGGGCGGGTGTCGATGTGGCGGCGTTGACTTGGGGGAAATTCTTCATGAGTAATCTGCTGCCGGTAACGGTGGGCAACGTCTTGGGCGGCGTTGGACTAGGCGCGTTGTTGTGGAAGTGTTATCTGGCAAAGGCGGGGACGCTGACTTAA
- a CDS encoding bifunctional 5,10-methylenetetrahydrofolate dehydrogenase/5,10-methenyltetrahydrofolate cyclohydrolase, protein MKGAEVVAKLNAAIKEEVRLLRARNILPGLAIVRVGEREGDIAYQRGATKRCSSLGVEVKSLVLPTTVTQEEVLHVVDSLNEDASIHGVLLLRPLPKHIDDEVIRNRLLPAKDVDGITDASIAAVFTGSINVGFPPCTPQACVKILDHYGVDLKGKRVVVVGRSLVVGRPVAMMLLGKNATVTVCHSGTKNMSALCREADVLVVAIGKARMIDQDYFSPGQMVIDVGINEDENGVLCGDVNFTDAEKIVDAVTPVPGGVGSVTTTLLAEHVTQAAKCIGGRGA, encoded by the coding sequence TTGAAGGGTGCCGAAGTGGTCGCGAAGCTAAATGCGGCGATCAAGGAAGAAGTGAGATTATTGAGGGCAAGAAATATCTTGCCAGGGTTGGCTATCGTTCGTGTGGGTGAACGGGAGGGCGACATCGCTTACCAGCGCGGGGCGACAAAGCGCTGTTCATCCTTGGGGGTGGAGGTGAAAAGCCTCGTCCTGCCCACGACCGTCACGCAGGAGGAGGTGTTGCACGTCGTGGACAGCCTCAACGAGGACGCCTCTATTCACGGTGTATTGTTGCTCCGCCCGCTGCCAAAGCATATCGATGACGAGGTGATTCGCAACAGGCTTCTGCCGGCTAAAGACGTGGACGGCATCACCGACGCATCCATCGCTGCCGTGTTTACGGGGAGCATCAACGTCGGTTTTCCTCCCTGCACTCCCCAGGCTTGCGTGAAAATTCTCGATCACTACGGCGTTGACCTGAAGGGCAAAAGGGTGGTGGTCGTGGGGCGCAGTTTGGTTGTGGGCAGGCCGGTGGCTATGATGCTCTTGGGCAAAAACGCCACGGTCACAGTGTGCCATTCGGGAACCAAAAACATGTCCGCCTTATGCCGGGAGGCCGACGTGTTGGTTGTAGCTATCGGCAAGGCCAGAATGATCGATCAAGATTACTTTTCCCCAGGGCAAATGGTGATTGATGTGGGGATCAACGAGGACGAGAACGGCGTTTTGTGCGGAGACGTCAACTTTACCGACGCGGAAAAAATTGTTGACGCCGTCACCCCAGTTCCGGGCGGTGTTGGGAGCGTCACCACCACCCTATTGGCCGAACATGTGACGCAGGCGGCCAAGTGCATTGGAGGGCGCGGAGCGTGA